A genomic region of Lysinibacillus sp. 2017 contains the following coding sequences:
- a CDS encoding ABC transporter permease, producing the protein MSKFTILVKQLYKQKIRSKPFIIMTVLYLVGISVFMFWSEIKELLFSGEEETIAVVNETDFDVSQILQVNDNYNWEFVNAGEINEKLENGDYEAAFTLQDEAGKLAVKIESFDPLPLNDQQEFSSMLSQVGKLYAMGQLDLTQEQQQFLLSTEPLISLEAINKEAVDGKSTDEKMAGVWVSYAIGIIIYAFVATYLSMITTEVASEKGSRALEMLLVSVKPETHFRSKIVGIFLVALTQFAILFGAILALLRFTNDGKNWSIVTDLLDSLSPSYFIYVVGFLFVTIFMYLIIGALFGSLVSKVEEAGQVMMPALMLTLIGFYVMIFGMSNPDTMLIKVFSYIPFTAGMVMPMRIGATDISAIGPMISFLLLVATTGLLYYISLIFYKRSVLTYSSGGIIQKIKTVFKVTT; encoded by the coding sequence TTGTCTAAATTTACGATACTTGTTAAACAATTATATAAACAAAAAATACGTTCGAAACCATTTATTATAATGACAGTGCTTTATTTAGTCGGGATTAGTGTGTTCATGTTTTGGTCAGAAATAAAAGAACTCCTATTTTCTGGTGAGGAAGAAACAATTGCCGTTGTCAATGAGACGGACTTTGATGTGTCACAAATTTTGCAAGTAAATGACAATTACAATTGGGAATTCGTCAATGCAGGTGAAATTAATGAAAAGCTAGAAAATGGTGATTACGAAGCAGCCTTTACGCTTCAAGATGAGGCAGGGAAGCTTGCTGTTAAAATTGAATCGTTTGATCCGCTGCCATTAAATGATCAGCAAGAGTTTAGTAGTATGCTAAGTCAAGTAGGGAAATTGTATGCGATGGGGCAGCTAGATTTAACACAGGAGCAACAGCAGTTTTTACTTTCAACAGAGCCGCTCATTTCACTAGAGGCGATTAATAAAGAAGCCGTTGATGGAAAGTCTACAGACGAAAAAATGGCAGGCGTATGGGTTTCGTATGCAATCGGAATTATTATTTATGCCTTTGTTGCTACCTATTTATCGATGATTACAACGGAAGTCGCTTCGGAAAAAGGGTCACGCGCACTTGAAATGCTCCTTGTAAGTGTTAAGCCAGAAACGCATTTCCGTTCGAAAATAGTGGGCATATTTTTAGTTGCCTTGACACAATTTGCTATCCTATTTGGCGCGATACTTGCCCTGTTGCGCTTTACAAATGACGGAAAGAACTGGTCGATAGTGACGGATTTACTAGATTCCTTATCACCAAGCTACTTCATCTATGTCGTAGGCTTCTTGTTCGTCACAATTTTCATGTATTTAATTATAGGTGCATTATTTGGCTCTCTTGTTTCAAAAGTAGAAGAAGCAGGGCAAGTAATGATGCCTGCATTAATGCTAACGTTAATCGGATTTTATGTCATGATTTTCGGTATGAGTAATCCTGATACGATGCTCATTAAAGTATTCTCGTACATTCCTTTTACAGCAGGGATGGTCATGCCGATGCGAATTGGAGCGACAGATATTTCAGCAATTGGACCAATGATTTCGTTCCTTTTGTTAGTCGCAACGACAGGCTTACTTTATTATATTAGTTTAATATTCTACAAACGAAGTGTATTAACGTATTCTTCAGGAGGCATCATTCAAAAAATTAAAACGGTATTTAAAGTAACAACATAA
- a CDS encoding ABC transporter ATP-binding protein, translating to MVLQLTNVTKRYKDFTAVDHLNFTIDKGEIFGLIGQNGAGKTTTFRMILDLQDTTEGTVTWDGQPIKSVNRDILGYLPEERGIFPQMKVEEQLFFFGTLRGMNREQLKQDIDFWIKRFDLEEKRHEKAETLSKGNQQKVQLIASFIHKPKFLILDEPFSGLDPVNMELLKDAILLLKDQGMTILFSSHQMDNVEELCDRLCLLKRGEALFSGSLLDLKKQYGKTKLTVRTDKTFEVLSEYPGVKHVKMERDGQVVLTLEDESFAPQLFERFSNGAYIEKFSLDYLSLHEIFKEKVGGGLV from the coding sequence AGCCGTTGATCACTTGAATTTTACAATTGATAAAGGGGAAATTTTCGGGCTAATTGGACAAAACGGTGCTGGTAAGACAACGACATTCCGAATGATTTTAGATTTGCAGGACACAACAGAGGGCACGGTAACGTGGGACGGCCAGCCAATCAAATCCGTCAATCGAGATATTTTAGGGTATTTACCAGAAGAGCGCGGGATTTTTCCACAAATGAAAGTCGAAGAACAACTGTTTTTCTTTGGCACATTACGCGGCATGAATCGTGAACAATTAAAGCAGGATATCGATTTTTGGATTAAGCGCTTTGATTTGGAAGAAAAGCGTCATGAAAAGGCAGAAACGTTATCAAAAGGGAATCAGCAAAAGGTTCAATTGATTGCGAGTTTTATTCATAAACCGAAGTTTCTCATTTTAGATGAGCCGTTTAGTGGGTTAGACCCAGTGAATATGGAGCTATTAAAAGATGCGATTTTACTCTTGAAGGATCAAGGGATGACGATTTTATTCTCTAGTCATCAAATGGATAATGTTGAGGAATTATGTGACCGATTATGCTTACTAAAGCGCGGTGAAGCGCTATTTTCAGGTTCACTACTTGATCTGAAGAAACAGTACGGTAAAACGAAATTAACGGTGCGTACCGATAAAACGTTTGAAGTATTATCCGAGTATCCAGGAGTGAAGCATGTGAAGATGGAACGCGACGGGCAAGTGGTTCTAACACTTGAGGACGAATCATTCGCACCACAGTTATTTGAACGTTTTTCAAATGGGGCTTATATTGAGAAGTTCAGTTTGGATTACTTATCGCTTCATGAGATTTTCAAGGAGAAAGTAGGTGGCGGACTTGTCTAA
- a CDS encoding class I SAM-dependent rRNA methyltransferase, with protein sequence MRQKVELLVDAKAIKDLTNGYPLILKDAIATTEVTVEEGSLIHLVDKNGGYIATGYYGAQNKGIGWVLTRKEKEQIDVKFFTKKIREAAEKRADFFASEETSAFRVFNGEGDGIGGLTIDFFNGFYLVNWYSEGIYSFREDVYTALKQAVNTRGIYEKLRFNTNGQYIEQDDYVSGEKGEFPLIVQENGMNYAVDLNDGAMTGIFLDQRNVRKALRDRYSMDKTVLNTFSYTGAFSVAAALGGAAGTTSVDLAKRSLAKTIEQFSVNGIDFESQDIKVMNVFDYFSYAARKGLKFDVVVLDPPSFARTKKMTFSTAKDYPKLLTDALAITNDGGIIVASTNNASFNMKKFKTFIDNAFKDTNTKYRILEEHQLPEDFTVPHNFPEFNYLKVVFIQVLN encoded by the coding sequence ATGAGACAAAAAGTAGAATTATTAGTAGATGCAAAGGCAATTAAAGATTTAACGAATGGCTATCCATTAATTTTAAAAGATGCTATTGCGACAACAGAAGTAACGGTTGAAGAAGGCAGCTTAATTCATTTAGTAGATAAAAATGGCGGCTATATCGCAACTGGTTATTACGGTGCACAAAATAAAGGCATCGGTTGGGTATTAACGCGTAAAGAAAAAGAACAAATTGACGTGAAGTTTTTCACGAAAAAAATTCGTGAAGCGGCTGAAAAACGTGCGGACTTTTTCGCATCGGAAGAGACATCTGCATTCCGTGTATTTAACGGAGAAGGCGATGGTATTGGTGGCTTAACGATTGATTTCTTCAATGGTTTTTACTTAGTGAACTGGTATAGTGAAGGCATTTATTCATTCCGTGAAGATGTATATACAGCATTAAAACAAGCAGTTAATACACGTGGTATATATGAAAAATTACGCTTCAACACAAATGGTCAGTACATCGAGCAAGATGATTATGTATCAGGCGAAAAAGGAGAATTCCCTTTAATCGTTCAAGAAAATGGCATGAACTATGCGGTTGATCTAAACGATGGTGCGATGACAGGCATTTTCTTAGATCAACGTAATGTACGTAAAGCACTACGCGATCGTTATTCAATGGATAAAACAGTTTTAAATACATTCTCTTATACAGGTGCGTTCTCTGTGGCAGCTGCTTTAGGTGGCGCGGCTGGTACGACAAGTGTTGATTTAGCAAAACGTAGCTTAGCTAAAACAATTGAGCAATTTAGTGTGAATGGTATCGACTTTGAGTCACAAGATATTAAAGTGATGAATGTATTCGATTACTTTAGCTATGCAGCACGTAAAGGCTTGAAATTTGATGTGGTGGTACTTGATCCACCAAGCTTTGCACGTACGAAAAAAATGACGTTCAGTACGGCAAAAGATTATCCAAAATTATTAACGGATGCATTAGCAATCACAAATGATGGTGGTATCATTGTCGCATCTACGAACAATGCCAGCTTCAATATGAAGAAGTTCAAAACATTCATCGACAACGCATTTAAAGATACGAACACAAAATATCGAATTTTAGAAGAGCATCAGCTTCCTGAAGATTTTACGGTGCCACACAACTTCCCAGAGTTCAACTATTTAAAAGTGGTCTTTATTCAAGTATTAAACTAG